The Cyclopterus lumpus isolate fCycLum1 chromosome 12, fCycLum1.pri, whole genome shotgun sequence genome window below encodes:
- the odf2a gene encoding outer dense fiber protein 2 isoform X1, with protein sequence MRNCSSSPPIHVHVDDAIAVHVHVKSPQGKTKVDRAKLHPTAKVKTRVPWIPPGKASVRDASYKWEGPTHCLEITQPLPEPLPEPGPEPGPEHSQSVLRLADLTSEEEEGLHGRISQYERKIESLLTEVSSLRNEVELQKKEQLLERQSEQLSVSQRVIAEQEEELAEVTEENTRLRLSMEKMLEDTHHDRQDRVQQDKDALLRKLVEAEMDGTAAAEQVSALRGSVSGLCGAVGSRPSGSDSSVLARQKELLLQKLETFEATNRTLRQLLRDQQGSQMESIRESEQKDALLQRLADTEADNAHLVVKLEEKDREVNQLSKHIDTEKDNAKSTADVSKSLESTRAHLQGQLRSKEAENNRLSVQVKNLERAAHQQKVEVEHLKEQLARRRQQAGADREALKRAARSQKQRAERSEDTADQLSIQLLDTEKQVADALSAAETWQGHHAQEVKDKRRLETELSLLNSRIAALTEQLQTTVDEGWAEREALLHDLHGLTTESSAAQLEKQSLKATSSAVEEKLALSQSELQQVRASIQQYESLLDSYKIQVGETRAEADEYRARVAQAEQEAQAVRRALEQEVEEVRSELLGRLAPLEPLPEALRRSDLQLQEARDRERSQERRSMELSTTLTDLCMKVETQSSQVELLRQKNKVLLEENRQLQQRGDSLERKLAEAGTQNTDLLAVLTKREDTIRSSQLHLEEKTRECCLLSQKLEEALGDAHQQMSETRGRAATKERSTQYKILDLEAQLSRTTSEINQLRRSKEEVERRYQSRLQDVKDRLEQSDSTNRSLQNYVQFLKASYANVFGDLALDSSLRAPSPI encoded by the exons ATGAGAAATTGCTCAAGTTCTCCTCCAATCCACGTGCACGTGGACGATGCCATAGCGGTCCATGTGCATGTGAAGAGTCCACAG GGGAAGACCAAGGTCGACAGAGCAAAGCTCCATCCCACAGCAAAGGTCAAAACTCGGGTGCCATGGATACCACCAGGAAAGGCCTCTGTACGGGATGCTTCATACAAGTGGGAG GGGCCAACACACTGCCTTGAGATCACACAACCGCTCCCTGAACCGCTCCCTGAACCGGGACCTGAACCAGGACCTGAACATTCCCAGTCTGTGCTGCGGTTAGCGGACCTCacatcagaagaagaagaagggctgCACGGGCGAATCAGCCAGTATGAGAGGAAGATTGAGAGCTTACTGACTGAAGTCAGCTCTCTGAGGAACGAG GTTGAACTGCAGAAGAaggagcagctgctggagcGTCAGTCGGAGCAGCTGAGTGTCTCCCAGCGGGTGATCgctgagcaggaggaggagctggctgaGGTGACCGAGGAGAACACACGCCTACGCCTATCCATGGAGAAGATGCTCGAGGACACCCATCACGACAG ACAGGACCGTGTGCAGCAGGACAAAGATGCTCTGCTCAGGAAGCTGGTGGAGGCTGAGATGGACGGGACAGCAGCTGCCGAGCAGGTGTCCGCCCTGCGGGGATCAGTTTCCGGACTGTGCGGCGCTGTGGGCAGT AGGCCGTCTGGCTCTGACTCGTCAGTCTTGGCCCGGCAGAAGGAGCTGTTGCTACAGAAACTGGAGACTTTTGAGGCCACAAACCGAACTCTGCGGCAGCTTCTCAGAGACCAGCAGGGCTCCCAG ATGGAGTCAATCCGAGAGTCCGAGCAGAAGGACGCGTTACTCCAGAGACTGGCCGACACGGAGGCAGACAATGCT CACCTTGTGGTGAAACttgaagagaaagacagagaggttAATCAGCTCTCCAAACATATAGATACTGAAAAG GACAATGCAAAGAGCACAGCTGATGTGTCTAAGAGTCTGGAGTCAACCAGAGCTCATTTACAAGGACAGCTGCGAAGCAAAGAAGCTGAGAACAACCGGCTGTCTGTGCAAGTGAAG AACCTGGAGCGAGCAGCCCACCAgcagaaggtggaggtggagcatCTGAAGGAGCAGCTGGCGAGGCGAAGGCAGCAGGCCGGTGCAGACCGAGAGGCTCTGAAACGAGCCGCGCGGAGCCAGAAACAGAGAGCTGAGCGCAGCGAGGACACCGCAGACCAGTTGAGCATCCAGCTACTGGACACG GAGAAGCAGGTTGCCGATGCGCTGTCAGCAGCTGAGACCTGGCAGGGTCACCATGCCCAAGAGGTGAAAGACAAGAGGAGACTGGAGACTGAACTGTCGCTGTTGAACAG CCGTATAGCAGCGCTGACGGAGCAGCTGCAGACTACAGTGGATGAAGgctgggcagagagagaggccctgCTGCATGACCTGCATGGACTGACCACAGAGAGCTCTGCTGCCCAACTGGAGAAGCAGTCCCTCAAG GCTACATCGTCTGCAGTGGAGGAGAAGCTGGCCCTGAGTCAGTCAGAGCTCCAGCAGGTCAGAGCCTCAATCCAGCAATATGAAAGCCTGCTGGACAGCTATAAGATCCAG GTTGGAGAAACCCGGGCCGAAGCAGACGAGTACCGTGCTCGGGTGGCTCAGGCGGAGCAGGAGGCCCAGGCGGTGCGCAGGGCgctggagcaggaggtggaggaggtgcgcAGCGAGCTGCTGGGGCGGCTGGCACCCTTAGAGCCTCTTCCCGAAGCCTTACGGCGCTCTGACCTGCAGCTGCAGGAGGCCCGGGACAGGGAGCGCAGCCAGGAGAGACGCAGCATGGAGCTCAGCACCACGCTGACCGACCTCTGCATGAAG GTGGAGACCCAGAGCAGCCAAGTGGAGCTTCTAAGGCAGAAGAACAAGGTTCTGCTGGAGGAGAACCGACAGCTCCAGCAGCGAGGGGACAGTTTGGAGAG AAAGCTGGCTGAGGCTGGCACTCAGAACACCGACCTTCTGGCGGTCCTCACCAAACGGGAAGACACCATCCGCAGCAGTCAGCTCCACCTGGAAGAAAAAACCAGGGAATGTTGTCTGCTGAGCCAAAAGCTGGAGGAAGCTCTGGGGGATGCTCACCAACAG ATGTCAGAGACCAGAGGACGTGCTGCCACCAAAGAACGCTCCACCCAGTACAAGATACTGGACCTAGAGGCTCAACTTAGCAGGACTACCTCAGAAATCAATCAACTGCGACGCAGCAAGGAGGAG GTGGAGCGGCGGTACCAGAGCCGACTGCAGGATGTAAAGGATCGTCTGGAGCAGTCCGACAGCACCAACCGAAGTCTGCAGAACTACGTCCAGTTCCTCAAAGCCTCCTATGCCAATGTGTTTGGAGACTTGGCTCTGGACAGCTCGCTGCgtgccccctcccccatctGA
- the odf2a gene encoding outer dense fiber protein 2 isoform X3, which produces MRNCSSSPPIHVHVDDAIAVHVHVKSPQGKTKVDRAKLHPTAKVKTRVPWIPPGKASVRDASYKWEGPTHCLEITQPLPEPLPEPGPEPGPEHSQSVLRLADLTSEEEEGLHGRISQYERKIESLLTEVSSLRNEVELQKKEQLLERQSEQLSVSQRVIAEQEEELAEVTEENTRLRLSMEKMLEDTHHDRQDRVQQDKDALLRKLVEAEMDGTAAAEQVSALRGSVSGLCGAVGSRPSGSDSSVLARQKELLLQKLETFEATNRTLRQLLRDQQGSQMESIRESEQKDALLQRLADTEADNAHLVVKLEEKDREVNQLSKHIDTEKDNAKSTADVSKSLESTRAHLQGQLRSKEAENNRLSVQVKNLERAAHQQKVEVEHLKEQLARRRQQAGADREALKRAARSQKQRAERSEDTADQLSIQLLDTEKQVADALSAAETWQGHHAQEVKDKRRLETELSLLNSRIAALTEQLQTTVDEGWAEREALLHDLHGLTTESSAAQLEKQSLKATSSAVEEKLALSQSELQQVRASIQQYESLLDSYKIQVGETRAEADEYRARVAQAEQEAQAVRRALEQEVEEVRSELLGRLAPLEPLPEALRRSDLQLQEARDRERSQERRSMELSTTLTDLCMKVETQSSQVELLRQKNKVLLEENRQLQQRGDSLERVSLTRQMVCYTEPSEKPSRETIWKRA; this is translated from the exons ATGAGAAATTGCTCAAGTTCTCCTCCAATCCACGTGCACGTGGACGATGCCATAGCGGTCCATGTGCATGTGAAGAGTCCACAG GGGAAGACCAAGGTCGACAGAGCAAAGCTCCATCCCACAGCAAAGGTCAAAACTCGGGTGCCATGGATACCACCAGGAAAGGCCTCTGTACGGGATGCTTCATACAAGTGGGAG GGGCCAACACACTGCCTTGAGATCACACAACCGCTCCCTGAACCGCTCCCTGAACCGGGACCTGAACCAGGACCTGAACATTCCCAGTCTGTGCTGCGGTTAGCGGACCTCacatcagaagaagaagaagggctgCACGGGCGAATCAGCCAGTATGAGAGGAAGATTGAGAGCTTACTGACTGAAGTCAGCTCTCTGAGGAACGAG GTTGAACTGCAGAAGAaggagcagctgctggagcGTCAGTCGGAGCAGCTGAGTGTCTCCCAGCGGGTGATCgctgagcaggaggaggagctggctgaGGTGACCGAGGAGAACACACGCCTACGCCTATCCATGGAGAAGATGCTCGAGGACACCCATCACGACAG ACAGGACCGTGTGCAGCAGGACAAAGATGCTCTGCTCAGGAAGCTGGTGGAGGCTGAGATGGACGGGACAGCAGCTGCCGAGCAGGTGTCCGCCCTGCGGGGATCAGTTTCCGGACTGTGCGGCGCTGTGGGCAGT AGGCCGTCTGGCTCTGACTCGTCAGTCTTGGCCCGGCAGAAGGAGCTGTTGCTACAGAAACTGGAGACTTTTGAGGCCACAAACCGAACTCTGCGGCAGCTTCTCAGAGACCAGCAGGGCTCCCAG ATGGAGTCAATCCGAGAGTCCGAGCAGAAGGACGCGTTACTCCAGAGACTGGCCGACACGGAGGCAGACAATGCT CACCTTGTGGTGAAACttgaagagaaagacagagaggttAATCAGCTCTCCAAACATATAGATACTGAAAAG GACAATGCAAAGAGCACAGCTGATGTGTCTAAGAGTCTGGAGTCAACCAGAGCTCATTTACAAGGACAGCTGCGAAGCAAAGAAGCTGAGAACAACCGGCTGTCTGTGCAAGTGAAG AACCTGGAGCGAGCAGCCCACCAgcagaaggtggaggtggagcatCTGAAGGAGCAGCTGGCGAGGCGAAGGCAGCAGGCCGGTGCAGACCGAGAGGCTCTGAAACGAGCCGCGCGGAGCCAGAAACAGAGAGCTGAGCGCAGCGAGGACACCGCAGACCAGTTGAGCATCCAGCTACTGGACACG GAGAAGCAGGTTGCCGATGCGCTGTCAGCAGCTGAGACCTGGCAGGGTCACCATGCCCAAGAGGTGAAAGACAAGAGGAGACTGGAGACTGAACTGTCGCTGTTGAACAG CCGTATAGCAGCGCTGACGGAGCAGCTGCAGACTACAGTGGATGAAGgctgggcagagagagaggccctgCTGCATGACCTGCATGGACTGACCACAGAGAGCTCTGCTGCCCAACTGGAGAAGCAGTCCCTCAAG GCTACATCGTCTGCAGTGGAGGAGAAGCTGGCCCTGAGTCAGTCAGAGCTCCAGCAGGTCAGAGCCTCAATCCAGCAATATGAAAGCCTGCTGGACAGCTATAAGATCCAG GTTGGAGAAACCCGGGCCGAAGCAGACGAGTACCGTGCTCGGGTGGCTCAGGCGGAGCAGGAGGCCCAGGCGGTGCGCAGGGCgctggagcaggaggtggaggaggtgcgcAGCGAGCTGCTGGGGCGGCTGGCACCCTTAGAGCCTCTTCCCGAAGCCTTACGGCGCTCTGACCTGCAGCTGCAGGAGGCCCGGGACAGGGAGCGCAGCCAGGAGAGACGCAGCATGGAGCTCAGCACCACGCTGACCGACCTCTGCATGAAG GTGGAGACCCAGAGCAGCCAAGTGGAGCTTCTAAGGCAGAAGAACAAGGTTCTGCTGGAGGAGAACCGACAGCTCCAGCAGCGAGGGGACAGTTTGGAGAG GGTTAGCCTGACCCGtcagatggtttgttacacgGAACCATCTGAGAAACCGTCACGGGAAACTATTTGGAAAAGGGCATGa
- the odf2a gene encoding outer dense fiber protein 2 isoform X2: MRNCSSSPPIHVHVDDAIAVHVHVKSPQGKTKVDRAKLHPTAKVKTRVPWIPPGKASVRDASYKWEGPTHCLEITQPLPEPLPEPGPEPGPEHSQSVLRLADLTSEEEEGLHGRISQYERKIESLLTEVSSLRNEVELQKKEQLLERQSEQLSVSQRVIAEQEEELAEVTEENTRLRLSMEKMLEDTHHDRQDRVQQDKDALLRKLVEAEMDGTAAAEQVSALRGSVSGLCGAVGSRPSGSDSSVLARQKELLLQKLETFEATNRTLRQLLRDQQGSQMESIRESEQKDALLQRLADTEADNADNAKSTADVSKSLESTRAHLQGQLRSKEAENNRLSVQVKNLERAAHQQKVEVEHLKEQLARRRQQAGADREALKRAARSQKQRAERSEDTADQLSIQLLDTEKQVADALSAAETWQGHHAQEVKDKRRLETELSLLNSRIAALTEQLQTTVDEGWAEREALLHDLHGLTTESSAAQLEKQSLKATSSAVEEKLALSQSELQQVRASIQQYESLLDSYKIQVGETRAEADEYRARVAQAEQEAQAVRRALEQEVEEVRSELLGRLAPLEPLPEALRRSDLQLQEARDRERSQERRSMELSTTLTDLCMKVETQSSQVELLRQKNKVLLEENRQLQQRGDSLERKLAEAGTQNTDLLAVLTKREDTIRSSQLHLEEKTRECCLLSQKLEEALGDAHQQMSETRGRAATKERSTQYKILDLEAQLSRTTSEINQLRRSKEEVERRYQSRLQDVKDRLEQSDSTNRSLQNYVQFLKASYANVFGDLALDSSLRAPSPI, encoded by the exons ATGAGAAATTGCTCAAGTTCTCCTCCAATCCACGTGCACGTGGACGATGCCATAGCGGTCCATGTGCATGTGAAGAGTCCACAG GGGAAGACCAAGGTCGACAGAGCAAAGCTCCATCCCACAGCAAAGGTCAAAACTCGGGTGCCATGGATACCACCAGGAAAGGCCTCTGTACGGGATGCTTCATACAAGTGGGAG GGGCCAACACACTGCCTTGAGATCACACAACCGCTCCCTGAACCGCTCCCTGAACCGGGACCTGAACCAGGACCTGAACATTCCCAGTCTGTGCTGCGGTTAGCGGACCTCacatcagaagaagaagaagggctgCACGGGCGAATCAGCCAGTATGAGAGGAAGATTGAGAGCTTACTGACTGAAGTCAGCTCTCTGAGGAACGAG GTTGAACTGCAGAAGAaggagcagctgctggagcGTCAGTCGGAGCAGCTGAGTGTCTCCCAGCGGGTGATCgctgagcaggaggaggagctggctgaGGTGACCGAGGAGAACACACGCCTACGCCTATCCATGGAGAAGATGCTCGAGGACACCCATCACGACAG ACAGGACCGTGTGCAGCAGGACAAAGATGCTCTGCTCAGGAAGCTGGTGGAGGCTGAGATGGACGGGACAGCAGCTGCCGAGCAGGTGTCCGCCCTGCGGGGATCAGTTTCCGGACTGTGCGGCGCTGTGGGCAGT AGGCCGTCTGGCTCTGACTCGTCAGTCTTGGCCCGGCAGAAGGAGCTGTTGCTACAGAAACTGGAGACTTTTGAGGCCACAAACCGAACTCTGCGGCAGCTTCTCAGAGACCAGCAGGGCTCCCAG ATGGAGTCAATCCGAGAGTCCGAGCAGAAGGACGCGTTACTCCAGAGACTGGCCGACACGGAGGCAGACAATGCT GACAATGCAAAGAGCACAGCTGATGTGTCTAAGAGTCTGGAGTCAACCAGAGCTCATTTACAAGGACAGCTGCGAAGCAAAGAAGCTGAGAACAACCGGCTGTCTGTGCAAGTGAAG AACCTGGAGCGAGCAGCCCACCAgcagaaggtggaggtggagcatCTGAAGGAGCAGCTGGCGAGGCGAAGGCAGCAGGCCGGTGCAGACCGAGAGGCTCTGAAACGAGCCGCGCGGAGCCAGAAACAGAGAGCTGAGCGCAGCGAGGACACCGCAGACCAGTTGAGCATCCAGCTACTGGACACG GAGAAGCAGGTTGCCGATGCGCTGTCAGCAGCTGAGACCTGGCAGGGTCACCATGCCCAAGAGGTGAAAGACAAGAGGAGACTGGAGACTGAACTGTCGCTGTTGAACAG CCGTATAGCAGCGCTGACGGAGCAGCTGCAGACTACAGTGGATGAAGgctgggcagagagagaggccctgCTGCATGACCTGCATGGACTGACCACAGAGAGCTCTGCTGCCCAACTGGAGAAGCAGTCCCTCAAG GCTACATCGTCTGCAGTGGAGGAGAAGCTGGCCCTGAGTCAGTCAGAGCTCCAGCAGGTCAGAGCCTCAATCCAGCAATATGAAAGCCTGCTGGACAGCTATAAGATCCAG GTTGGAGAAACCCGGGCCGAAGCAGACGAGTACCGTGCTCGGGTGGCTCAGGCGGAGCAGGAGGCCCAGGCGGTGCGCAGGGCgctggagcaggaggtggaggaggtgcgcAGCGAGCTGCTGGGGCGGCTGGCACCCTTAGAGCCTCTTCCCGAAGCCTTACGGCGCTCTGACCTGCAGCTGCAGGAGGCCCGGGACAGGGAGCGCAGCCAGGAGAGACGCAGCATGGAGCTCAGCACCACGCTGACCGACCTCTGCATGAAG GTGGAGACCCAGAGCAGCCAAGTGGAGCTTCTAAGGCAGAAGAACAAGGTTCTGCTGGAGGAGAACCGACAGCTCCAGCAGCGAGGGGACAGTTTGGAGAG AAAGCTGGCTGAGGCTGGCACTCAGAACACCGACCTTCTGGCGGTCCTCACCAAACGGGAAGACACCATCCGCAGCAGTCAGCTCCACCTGGAAGAAAAAACCAGGGAATGTTGTCTGCTGAGCCAAAAGCTGGAGGAAGCTCTGGGGGATGCTCACCAACAG ATGTCAGAGACCAGAGGACGTGCTGCCACCAAAGAACGCTCCACCCAGTACAAGATACTGGACCTAGAGGCTCAACTTAGCAGGACTACCTCAGAAATCAATCAACTGCGACGCAGCAAGGAGGAG GTGGAGCGGCGGTACCAGAGCCGACTGCAGGATGTAAAGGATCGTCTGGAGCAGTCCGACAGCACCAACCGAAGTCTGCAGAACTACGTCCAGTTCCTCAAAGCCTCCTATGCCAATGTGTTTGGAGACTTGGCTCTGGACAGCTCGCTGCgtgccccctcccccatctGA